The following proteins are encoded in a genomic region of Stutzerimonas balearica DSM 6083:
- a CDS encoding HD-GYP domain-containing protein translates to MLKKIAISQLRAGMYIHALDGNWFNHPFWRTRFLLTDPADLQTLRASGIKALWIDVQKGLDVQAPTTAAEQPARPADAPTPPPQAAAAPASPAPSSDLSEELQRASRLLKRSKQQMTGLFNEARLGKAVDPAQCLPLVEEISASLARNGSALLGLARLKTKDEYTYMHSVAVCALMVALARQLGMAADQVREAGMAGLLHDIGKMAMPLEVLNKPGKLDDDEFAIMRSHPERGHAILLNAQSSVSEAVLDVCLHHHEKVDGTGYPHRLAGEQISLLARMGAICDVYDAITSNRPYKTAWDASGSLAKMAQWQGHFDTQLLHAFVRAVGIYPLGTLVRLQSGRLGVVIEQNPQQLTAPRLKLFYSSRTRAAIPQQELDLSDARCDDRIVAREDPAAWGFGNLDELWT, encoded by the coding sequence TTGCTCAAGAAAATCGCCATCAGCCAGCTGCGTGCCGGCATGTACATCCATGCGCTGGACGGCAACTGGTTCAACCACCCGTTCTGGCGAACCAGGTTTCTGCTGACCGATCCCGCCGACCTGCAGACACTGCGCGCCAGTGGCATCAAGGCGCTGTGGATCGACGTGCAGAAAGGCCTGGACGTGCAGGCCCCGACCACGGCAGCAGAACAGCCTGCGCGCCCGGCCGATGCGCCGACGCCGCCCCCGCAGGCAGCTGCCGCACCCGCAAGCCCCGCCCCGTCGAGCGACCTGAGCGAGGAGCTGCAGCGTGCCAGCCGGCTGCTCAAGCGCTCCAAGCAGCAGATGACCGGCCTGTTCAACGAGGCGCGGCTGGGCAAGGCGGTCGACCCTGCCCAGTGTCTGCCGCTGGTCGAGGAGATCTCCGCGTCGCTGGCGCGCAACGGCTCGGCCTTGCTCGGGCTGGCGCGGCTCAAGACCAAGGACGAGTACACCTACATGCATTCGGTGGCGGTCTGCGCGCTGATGGTGGCGCTCGCCCGCCAGCTCGGCATGGCCGCGGATCAGGTTCGCGAGGCGGGCATGGCCGGGCTGTTGCATGACATCGGCAAGATGGCCATGCCGCTGGAAGTACTGAACAAGCCCGGCAAGCTGGATGACGACGAATTCGCCATCATGCGCAGCCATCCCGAGCGCGGGCATGCCATTTTGCTGAACGCGCAGTCATCGGTGTCCGAGGCGGTACTCGATGTCTGCCTGCATCACCACGAGAAGGTCGACGGCACCGGCTACCCGCACCGACTGGCGGGCGAGCAGATCAGCCTGCTGGCGCGCATGGGCGCGATCTGCGATGTCTACGACGCCATCACCTCGAACCGCCCCTACAAGACGGCCTGGGACGCCTCGGGCTCGCTGGCCAAGATGGCGCAATGGCAGGGCCACTTCGACACGCAACTGCTGCACGCCTTCGTGCGCGCCGTCGGCATCTATCCGCTCGGGACTCTGGTGCGCCTGCAATCCGGGCGGCTGGGCGTGGTCATCGAGCAGAATCCGCAGCAACTGACTGCCCCGCGGCTGAAGCTGTTCTACAGCAGCCGCACCCGAGCGGCGATTCCCCAGCAGGAGCTGGACCTGTCCGATGCGCGTTGCGACGACCGCATCGTCGCCCGCGAAGACCCGGCGGCCTGGGGCTTCGGCAACCTCGACGAGCTCTGGACCTAG
- a CDS encoding sigma-54-dependent transcriptional regulator — protein sequence MSGQVFFIDDEAAIRQAVQQWLELSGFQVRTFARAREALALLDRGFAGVLVSDVRMPDLDGLGLLEQVVALDAELPVIMVTGHGDVPMAVQALRQGAYDFIEKPFTPERLLDSVRRAMDKRRLVCENRQLREQYARKGRIESQLLGVSRAMEALRRQVLDLAGTDVNVLIRGETGSGKEQVARCLHDFSRRAERAYVALNCAAIPETIFESELFGHESGAFTGAQGRRIGRIEHAHGGTLFLDEIESMPLAQQVKLLRVLQEHTLERLGSNRSIEVDLRVISAAKPDLLEEVRAGRFREDLLYRLNVAELRIPPLRERREDIPLLFEHFARQAAERNGREPPSLAPAELARLLAHDWPGNVRELINAAERHALGLGAPVPAAAAAVATGQSLAEQLEAFEAQCLHNALQQCRGNIGEVMSLLQLPRRTLNEKMQRHGLSRGDYLPAGAGEG from the coding sequence ATGAGCGGGCAGGTGTTTTTCATCGACGACGAAGCGGCGATACGCCAGGCGGTGCAGCAGTGGCTGGAGCTGTCCGGCTTCCAGGTGCGCACCTTCGCCCGCGCGCGCGAGGCCCTGGCGCTGCTCGACCGGGGCTTTGCCGGCGTGCTGGTCAGCGATGTGCGCATGCCCGATCTCGATGGCCTCGGCCTGCTCGAGCAGGTCGTGGCGCTCGACGCGGAGCTGCCGGTGATCATGGTCACCGGGCACGGCGACGTGCCGATGGCGGTGCAGGCGCTGCGCCAGGGCGCCTACGACTTCATCGAGAAACCATTCACCCCCGAGCGCCTGCTCGACTCGGTGCGTCGCGCGATGGACAAGCGCCGGCTGGTCTGCGAGAACCGCCAGCTGCGCGAGCAATACGCGCGCAAGGGGCGCATCGAGTCGCAGCTGCTCGGCGTGTCGCGGGCAATGGAGGCGCTGCGCCGGCAGGTGCTGGACCTGGCCGGCACCGACGTCAATGTGCTGATTCGCGGCGAAACCGGCAGCGGCAAGGAGCAGGTCGCCCGTTGCCTGCACGACTTCAGTCGCCGCGCCGAGCGCGCCTACGTCGCGCTCAACTGCGCGGCCATCCCGGAAACCATCTTCGAGAGCGAGCTGTTCGGCCACGAGAGTGGCGCCTTCACCGGCGCCCAGGGCCGGCGTATCGGCCGCATCGAGCATGCCCATGGCGGCACCCTGTTTCTCGACGAGATCGAGAGCATGCCGCTGGCGCAGCAGGTCAAGCTGCTGCGCGTGCTGCAGGAGCACACGCTCGAGCGCCTGGGCTCGAACCGCAGCATCGAAGTCGACCTGCGGGTGATCAGTGCGGCCAAGCCGGACCTGCTCGAGGAGGTGCGCGCCGGGCGCTTTCGTGAGGATCTCCTGTACCGCCTGAACGTGGCCGAGCTGCGCATACCGCCGCTGCGCGAGCGGCGCGAGGACATCCCGCTGCTGTTCGAACATTTCGCCCGCCAGGCCGCCGAGCGCAACGGGCGCGAACCGCCGAGCCTGGCGCCTGCCGAGCTGGCACGGCTGTTGGCGCACGACTGGCCGGGCAACGTCCGCGAGCTGATCAACGCCGCCGAACGCCACGCCCTGGGCCTCGGCGCGCCGGTGCCGGCGGCCGCGGCGGCGGTGGCGACCGGGCAATCACTGGCCGAACAGCTGGAGGCCTTCGAGGCGCAGTGCCTGCACAACGCGCTGCAACAGTGCCGCGGCAATATCGGCGAGGTGATGAGCCTGCTGCAGCTGCCGCGGCGCACGCTCAACGAAAAGATGCAGCGCCACGGCCTGAGCCGCGGCGATTACCTGCCGGCCGGCGCCGGCGAGGGCTGA
- a CDS encoding sensor histidine kinase, whose product MSSRLRFILIVASILLGLALSLFWAGRIAEQRVWAERSQEARGQLDLYAQAIHTQVERFRSVPALLALDSDIRRLLEAPDDRQLRKVLNLRLEQQNQAAGSSVLYLLNRYGETIAASNWRDWSSFVGNNYAFRPYFSDAVAHDSGRYFAVGVTTGIPGYFLSHAVHGENGEILGVLVVKLELEDMQREWAGQSGILLIADSLDIVILTNRPAWRFRHLRPLDEAVRERLVAARRYAEQTLQPLPSSRIERLGEGAERRRVEGPDGSRDYLWQSLDLPKEDWTLHLLLEPQAVSETVRSYRLAAAGVWMTLAFLLLYLAQRRKTRRVEQRSRNELERLVEERTGELRTAQDELVHAARMAALGQMSAALAHEINQPLTALRMQLGSLRLLLDNGREQEVRDGLGQVEGLLERMAALTGHLKTFARKSPAGLAQRLVLHEVLEQALQLLGPRLRSEAVQVHCQVPAEACISGDAIRLEQVLINLLNNALDAMRESERRVLGIDCRRDGDSWRLAVSDSGGGIAEADLDKIFEPFYTTKPVGQGLGLGLAVSYGIVRDLGGSLEAHNGEQGAVFEVRLPAVEPTAAQQRQESER is encoded by the coding sequence ATGTCCAGCCGCCTGCGCTTCATCCTGATCGTCGCATCGATCCTGCTTGGCCTGGCGCTCAGCCTGTTCTGGGCCGGGCGCATCGCCGAGCAGCGCGTCTGGGCCGAGCGCAGCCAGGAGGCGCGTGGCCAGCTCGATCTCTATGCCCAGGCGATCCACACCCAGGTCGAACGCTTTCGCTCGGTGCCGGCGTTGCTGGCGCTCGACAGCGATATCCGGCGCCTGCTCGAGGCTCCCGACGACCGCCAGCTGCGCAAGGTGCTGAACCTGCGCCTGGAGCAGCAGAACCAGGCGGCCGGCTCCTCGGTGCTCTACCTGCTGAACCGTTACGGCGAAACCATCGCGGCGAGCAACTGGCGTGACTGGTCGAGCTTTGTCGGCAACAACTATGCCTTTCGCCCCTATTTCAGCGATGCCGTGGCCCACGACAGCGGGCGCTACTTCGCCGTCGGCGTGACCACCGGCATTCCCGGCTACTTTCTTTCCCACGCGGTGCATGGCGAGAACGGCGAGATACTCGGCGTACTGGTGGTCAAGCTCGAACTCGAGGACATGCAGCGCGAATGGGCCGGGCAGTCGGGCATCCTGCTGATTGCCGATTCGCTGGACATCGTCATCCTGACCAACCGGCCGGCCTGGCGCTTTCGGCATTTGCGTCCGCTCGACGAAGCGGTGCGCGAACGCCTGGTCGCGGCGCGGCGCTATGCCGAGCAGACCCTGCAGCCGCTGCCGAGCTCGCGCATCGAGCGCCTCGGCGAAGGCGCCGAGCGGCGGCGTGTGGAAGGCCCCGACGGCAGCCGCGACTACCTCTGGCAGAGCCTCGACCTGCCCAAGGAGGACTGGACCCTGCACCTGCTGCTCGAACCGCAGGCGGTGAGCGAAACCGTGCGCAGCTATCGCCTGGCCGCCGCCGGGGTTTGGATGACCCTGGCCTTTCTGCTGCTCTACCTGGCGCAGCGGCGCAAGACGCGGCGTGTCGAGCAGCGCAGCCGCAACGAGCTGGAGCGGCTGGTCGAGGAGCGCACCGGCGAGCTGCGCACCGCCCAGGACGAACTGGTGCATGCCGCGCGCATGGCCGCGCTGGGGCAGATGTCCGCGGCGCTGGCACACGAGATCAATCAGCCGCTGACCGCCTTGCGCATGCAGCTCGGCAGCCTGCGCCTGCTGCTCGACAATGGCCGCGAACAGGAGGTGCGCGACGGTCTCGGCCAGGTCGAGGGCCTGCTCGAGCGCATGGCGGCGCTGACCGGCCATCTCAAGACCTTCGCGCGCAAGAGCCCGGCCGGGCTGGCGCAGCGCCTGGTGCTGCACGAGGTGCTCGAACAGGCGCTGCAACTGCTCGGCCCGCGCCTGCGCAGCGAGGCGGTGCAGGTGCATTGCCAGGTGCCGGCCGAGGCCTGCATCAGCGGGGATGCGATCCGCCTGGAGCAGGTGCTGATCAACCTCCTGAACAATGCGCTGGACGCCATGCGCGAGAGCGAGCGGCGCGTGCTCGGCATCGATTGCCGGCGCGACGGCGACAGCTGGCGGCTGGCGGTCAGCGACAGCGGTGGCGGCATCGCCGAAGCGGACCTGGACAAGATCTTCGAACCGTTCTACACCACCAAGCCGGTCGGCCAGGGCCTCGGCCTCGGGCTCGCGGTGTCCTACGGCATCGTCCGCGACCTGGGCGGCAGCCTCGAGGCGCACAATGGCGAGCAGGGCGCGGTATTCGAGGTCAGGCTGCCGGCGGTCGAGCCGACCGCGGCGCAGCAGCGGCAGGAGAGCGAGAGATGA